From a region of the Candidatus Omnitrophota bacterium genome:
- a CDS encoding phosphoenolpyruvate carboxykinase (GTP) gives MATPLEKWVEEQERLTKPKRVYWCDGSEEEARRIIEIGMKEEKITGNPIFYELNKKTFPNSYLHRSHPTDVARTEHLTYVCHPDKQTAGPNNNWMDPKEAKAAMRKLSDGCMRGRTMYVLPYMMGHPQSPYAKACIQLTDVSYVAISMRIMTRMTESAIDKIGKSENFVKGLHSIGDFEPHKRFVMHFPDEHFVWSVGSGYGGNALLGKKCFSLRIASWLGLKEGWLAEHMVIMGVQDPQGNITYMAAALPSACGKTNLAMLESVLPGYKVWILGDDIAWLNVGPDGRLWAINPEAGFFGVAPGTSMKTNPNMMKTLKKGTFYPTIYTNTALNTDTNEPWWEGLNGEAPVHMVDWQGRPWDTTMNTKAAHPNSRFTVSITHAPTLSPEFDNPKGVPISAVIFGGKRTSLQPLIVEGLNWQNNVFLGTRMGSETTAAAIHKEGVVRRDPMAMLPFCGYNMADYFAHWLGIGKKLAKPPKVFSVNWFRVDDNGKYIWPGFGDNIRVLKWVVERVNNSIDARSTPIGLVPHIKDLDLQGLNIPQENMEKLFAVDAGDWKSEVSDIEAFYKKFGTRMPKEILDELNMMKKKLG, from the coding sequence ATGGCTACACCGCTCGAAAAATGGGTTGAGGAACAGGAACGGCTGACGAAGCCGAAACGTGTCTATTGGTGCGACGGTTCGGAAGAGGAAGCGCGCCGGATCATAGAGATAGGGATGAAGGAAGAGAAGATCACCGGCAACCCCATATTCTATGAGCTCAATAAGAAGACCTTCCCGAACAGTTATCTCCACAGGAGCCATCCTACGGATGTTGCCAGGACAGAGCATCTGACGTACGTATGCCACCCCGACAAGCAGACCGCGGGGCCGAACAACAACTGGATGGACCCCAAGGAAGCCAAGGCGGCTATGCGCAAGCTCTCCGACGGCTGCATGCGCGGCAGAACGATGTATGTGCTCCCTTATATGATGGGCCACCCGCAATCGCCGTATGCCAAGGCCTGCATACAGCTTACCGACGTATCGTACGTCGCTATAAGCATGAGGATCATGACGCGCATGACGGAATCGGCGATCGATAAGATAGGGAAGAGCGAGAACTTCGTTAAGGGCCTGCATTCGATAGGCGATTTCGAGCCTCATAAACGTTTTGTGATGCATTTTCCGGACGAACATTTCGTATGGAGCGTAGGCTCCGGCTATGGCGGCAACGCTCTTTTAGGCAAGAAATGTTTTTCTCTGAGGATAGCCTCATGGCTCGGCCTTAAAGAGGGCTGGCTCGCCGAGCACATGGTCATAATGGGCGTCCAGGATCCGCAGGGAAATATCACATACATGGCCGCGGCTCTCCCGAGCGCCTGCGGCAAGACCAACCTCGCGATGCTCGAATCGGTCCTGCCGGGATATAAAGTATGGATCCTGGGCGATGATATCGCCTGGCTTAATGTCGGTCCGGACGGACGGCTATGGGCCATAAACCCTGAGGCGGGATTTTTCGGAGTGGCGCCGGGGACGTCCATGAAGACGAACCCCAACATGATGAAGACCCTCAAGAAAGGGACTTTCTATCCGACGATATATACGAATACGGCGCTCAACACCGATACGAATGAGCCGTGGTGGGAGGGATTGAACGGGGAGGCGCCGGTGCACATGGTCGATTGGCAGGGAAGGCCGTGGGATACCACGATGAACACGAAAGCCGCCCATCCCAATTCCAGGTTCACCGTTTCGATAACTCACGCTCCGACACTCTCTCCGGAATTCGACAATCCGAAAGGCGTGCCTATATCCGCCGTAATATTCGGAGGTAAGAGGACGTCACTGCAGCCGCTTATAGTTGAAGGGCTCAACTGGCAGAACAACGTATTCTTAGGCACGAGAATGGGGTCTGAGACGACCGCGGCGGCTATTCACAAAGAAGGCGTTGTCAGGCGCGATCCTATGGCTATGCTTCCGTTCTGCGGGTATAACATGGCCGATTATTTTGCCCATTGGCTCGGCATAGGTAAGAAACTGGCCAAGCCTCCAAAAGTATTTTCAGTGAACTGGTTCAGGGTGGACGATAACGGCAAATATATATGGCCCGGTTTCGGGGACAATATCAGGGTATTGAAATGGGTCGTAGAAAGGGTCAATAACAGCATTGACGCGAGATCCACGCCCATAGGCCTCGTCCCGCACATCAAGGACCTTGATCTGCAGGGCCTTAATATTCCGCAGGAAAATATGGAGAAATTATTTGCCGTAGACGCCGGAGACTGGAAGAGCGAAGTCTCCGACATTGAGGCGTTCTATAAAAAATTCGGTACGCGTATGCCGAAAGAGATCTTGGACGAGTTGAATATGATGAAGAAGAAACTAGGCTGA